A region of Arabidopsis thaliana chromosome 5, partial sequence DNA encodes the following proteins:
- the OTP80 gene encoding Tetratricopeptide repeat (TPR)-like superfamily protein (ORGANELLE TRANSCRIPT PROCESSING 80 (OTP80); CONTAINS InterPro DOMAIN/s: Pentatricopeptide repeat (InterPro:IPR002885); BEST Arabidopsis thaliana protein match is: Tetratricopeptide repeat (TPR)-like superfamily protein (TAIR:AT4G37380.1); Has 1807 Blast hits to 1807 proteins in 277 species: Archae - 0; Bacteria - 0; Metazoa - 736; Fungi - 347; Plants - 385; Viruses - 0; Other Eukaryotes - 339 (source: NCBI BLink).) — translation MISSLAAITGGPSTFRRDPDSNTLRLSRRKTLISVLRSCKNIAHVPSIHAKIIRTFHDQDAFVVFELIRVCSTLDSVDYAYDVFSYVSNPNVYLYTAMIDGFVSSGRSADGVSLYHRMIHNSVLPDNYVITSVLKACDLKVCREIHAQVLKLGFGSSRSVGLKMMEIYGKSGELVNAKKMFDEMPDRDHVAATVMINCYSECGFIKEALELFQDVKIKDTVCWTAMIDGLVRNKEMNKALELFREMQMENVSANEFTAVCVLSACSDLGALELGRWVHSFVENQRMELSNFVGNALINMYSRCGDINEARRVFRVMRDKDVISYNTMISGLAMHGASVEAINEFRDMVNRGFRPNQVTLVALLNACSHGGLLDIGLEVFNSMKRVFNVEPQIEHYGCIVDLLGRVGRLEEAYRFIENIPIEPDHIMLGTLLSACKIHGNMELGEKIAKRLFESENPDSGTYVLLSNLYASSGKWKESTEIRESMRDSGIEKEPGCSTIEVDNQIHEFLVGDIAHPHKEAIYQRLQELNRILRFKENQIDIIMGF, via the coding sequence ATGATTTCTTCCTTGGCAGCGATCACCGGAGGGCCTTCAACTTTCCGGCGTGATCCCGATTCAAACACTCTCAGGCTTTCACGCAGGAAAACATTAATCTCTGTATTACGAAGCTGCAAGAACATTGCCCATGTTCCATCGATTCACGCCAAGATCATTAGGACCTTCCATGACCAAGATGCTTTCGTTGTTTTCGAACTTATCCGTGTTTGCTCCACTCTCGATTCCGTCGACTACGCCTACGACGTGTTTAGTTACGTATCTAACCCTAATGTATATCTATACACTGCTATGATCGATGGTTTTGTGTCATCTGGTCGTTCTGCTGATGGAGTTTCGCTGTATCATCGGATGATTCACAATTCGGTTTTGCCTGATAACTACGTGATCACCTCAGTTTTGAAAGCTTGTGATTTGAAGGTATGTAGAGAGATTCATGCCCAGGTTTTGAAACTAGGGTTCGGGTCTAGTAGATCGGTAGGGCTAAAAATGATGGAAATCTACGGGAAATCTGGGGAATTGGTGAATGCTAAGAAgatgttcgatgaaatgcctgaCAGAGATCATGTTGCAGCAACGGTCATGATTAATTGTTATTCTGAATGCGGTTTCATTAAGGAGGCGTTAGAGCTTTTTCAAGATGTTAAGATTAAAGATACGGTTTGTTGGACTGCGATGATTGATGGGTTGGTTAGAAACAAGGAGATGAACAAAGCGTTGGAGCTTTTTAGGGAAATGCAGATGGAGAATGTTAGTGCTAATGAATTTACAGCTGTCTGTGTTTTATCCGCATGCTCGGATTTAGGTGCGTTGGAGCTCGGGCGGTGGGTACATTCGTTTGTTGAGAACCAAAGGATGGAGCTTAGTAATTTCGTAGGTAATGCGTTGATCAATATGTACTCCAGGTGTGGTGATATCAATGAGGCAAGGCGGGTTTTTAGGGTAATGCGAGACAAAGATGTCATATCATATAACACGATGATTTCTGGATTAGCAATGCATGGGGCTAGCGTTGAAGCTATCAATGAATTTCGGGATATGGTGAACAGAGGATTTAGGCCGAATCAGGTGACTTTAGTTGCTCTTTTAAACGCATGTAGCCATGGAGGTTTGTTGGATATAGGGCTTGAAGTATTTAATTCTATGAAGAGAGTTTTTAATGTTGAACCTCAGATTGAGCATTATGGATGTATTGTCGATCTTCTTGGTCGAGTGGGGCGACTAGAGGAGGCTTACAGATTCATAGAAAATATTCCAATAGAGCCGGATCATATCATGTTAGGAACTCTTTTGAGTGCTTGTAAGATCCATGGAAACATGGAACTCGGTGAAAAAATCGCTAAGAGACTATTCGAATCTGAGAATCCAGATTCTGGGACATACGTTCTCTTATCAAATCTTTACGCTTCATCTGGGAAATGGAAAGAATCTACAGAAATCAGAGAGAGTATGAGAGATTCAGGGATTGAGAAGGAACCAGGATGCAGTACTATCGAAGTGGACAATCAGATCCATGAGTTTCTTGTGGGAGATATAGCACACCCTCATAAAGAAGCAATTTATCAGAGATTACAAGAACTGAATCGAATTCTTAGATTCAAAGAGAATCAAATAGATATTATAATGGGTTTCTAG
- the RABA2D gene encoding RAB GTPase homolog A2D, translating into MFIQVEGKTVKAQIWDTAGQERYRAITSAYYRGAVGALLVYDITKRQTFDNVLRWLRELRDHADSNIVIMMAGNKADLNHLRSVAEEDGQTLAETEGLSFLETSALEATNVEKAFQTVLAEIYHIISKKALAAQEAAAANSAIPGQGTTINVEDTSGAGKRGCCST; encoded by the coding sequence atgtttatacaGGTTGAAGGAAAGACTGTTAAGGCCCAGATATGGGACACTGCAGGTCAAGAGCGGTACAGAGCTATCACAAGTGCTTATTACAGAGGAGCGGTAGGTGCACTTCTTGTCTATGACATCACTAAAAGACAAACCTTTGACAATGTTCTGAGGTGGCTACGTGAACTAAGAGACCATGCGGATTCCAACATTGTGATCATGATGGCTGGGAACAAAGCTGATCTAAACCACTTGAGATCAGTTGCGGAGGAAGATGGACAGACTCTAGCTGAGACAGAAGGTCTCTCTTTCTTGGAGACATCAGCTCTTGAAGCCACCAATGTGGAGAAAGCATTTCAAACCGTGTTAGCAGAGATTTACCACATCATCAGCAAAAAAGCTTTGGCTGCTCAAGAAGCAGCGGCTGCTAATTCTGCCATTCCGGGGCAAGGAACAACGATTAACGTTGAAGACACATCTGGAGCTGGCAAAAGAGGTTGCTGCTCTACTTAA
- the TOPP2 gene encoding type one serine/threonine protein phosphatase 2 (type one serine/threonine protein phosphatase 2 (TOPP2); CONTAINS InterPro DOMAIN/s: Metallophosphoesterase (InterPro:IPR004843), Serine/threonine-specific protein phosphatase/bis(5-nucleosyl)-tetraphosphatase (InterPro:IPR006186); BEST Arabidopsis thaliana protein match is: type one serine/threonine protein phosphatase 5 (TAIR:AT3G46820.1); Has 7217 Blast hits to 7021 proteins in 626 species: Archae - 78; Bacteria - 572; Metazoa - 2410; Fungi - 1415; Plants - 989; Viruses - 12; Other Eukaryotes - 1741 (source: NCBI BLink).), producing MAQQGQGSMDPAALDDIIRRLLDYRNPKPGTKQAMLNESEIRQLCIVSREIFLQQPNLLELEAPIKICGDIHGQYSDLLRLFEYGGFPPTANYLFLGDYVDRGKQSLETICLLLAYKIKYPENFFLLRGNHECASINRIYGFYDECKRRFSVRLWKVFTDSFNCLPVAAVIDDKILCMHGGLSPDLTNVEQIKNIKRPTDVPDSGLLCDLLWSDPSKDVKGWGMNDRGVSYTFGPDKVAEFLIKNDMDLICRAHQVVEDGYEFFADRQLVTIFSAPNYCGEFDNAGAMMSVDESLMCSFQILKPADRKPRFL from the exons ATGGCGCAACAAGGGCAGGGAAGCATGGACCCTGCCGCTCTCGATGATATCATTCGTCGTTTGTTGGATTACAGAAACCCTAAGCCTGGTACCAAACAGGCTATGCTCAACGAGTCTGAGATCCGTCAGCTTTGCATCGTCTCTAGAGAGATTTTTCTTCAACAGCCTAACCTTCTTGAGCTCGAAGCTCCTATCAAGATCTGCG gtgaTATTCATGGACAATACTCAGATCTATTGAGGCTGTTTGAGTATGGAGGCTTCCCACCTACAGCTAACTATTTATTCTTAGGAGATTACGTAGACAGGGGCAAGCAGAGTTTGGAGACTATTTGTCTTCTGCTTgcttacaaaatcaaataccctgagaacttttttcttctaagagGAAACCACGAATGTGCTTCTATTAACAGAATCTATGGATTCTATGATGAATGTAAACGTCGATTCAGTGTGAGACTCTGGAAAGTGTTTACAGATTCTTTTAACTGTCTCCCTGTTGCTGCTGTTATAGACGATAAGATATTATGTATGCACGGTGGCCTTTCTCCCGATTTGACCAACGTGGAACAGATTAAGAACATTAAGCGACCTACTGATGTTCCTGACTCTGGTTTGCTCTGTGATCTGCTTTGGTCTGATCCAAGCAAAGATGTCAAAGGTTGGGGGATGAATGACCGTGGAGTCTCTTACACGTTTGGCCCTGACAAAGTCGCGGAGTTTCTAATAAAGAATGATATGGATCTCATCTGCCGTGCCCACCAG gTTGTAGAGGATGGATATGAGTTTTTCGCCGATAGACAGCTTGTTACGATATTTTCTGCTCCCAACTACTGTGGTGAATTTGACAATGCTGGTGCTATGATGAGTGTTGATGAAAGTTTAATGTGCTCTTTCCAAATTCTTAAGCCTGCTGATCGAAAGCCCCGGTTCTTATGA
- the RABA2D gene encoding RAB GTPase homolog A2D (RAB GTPase homolog A2D (RABA2D); FUNCTIONS IN: GTP binding; INVOLVED IN: protein transport, small GTPase mediated signal transduction; LOCATED IN: endosome, plasma membrane, cell plate; EXPRESSED IN: 25 plant structures; EXPRESSED DURING: 15 growth stages; CONTAINS InterPro DOMAIN/s: Ras GTPase (InterPro:IPR001806), Small GTP-binding protein (InterPro:IPR005225), Small GTPase (InterPro:IPR020851), Ras (InterPro:IPR013753), Ras small GTPase, Rab type (InterPro:IPR003579), Rab11-related (InterPro:IPR015595); BEST Arabidopsis thaliana protein match is: RAB GTPase homolog A2C (TAIR:AT3G46830.1); Has 1807 Blast hits to 1807 proteins in 277 species: Archae - 0; Bacteria - 0; Metazoa - 736; Fungi - 347; Plants - 385; Viruses - 0; Other Eukaryotes - 339 (source: NCBI BLink).), with product MAHRVEQDYDYLFKIVLIGDSGVGKTNILSRFTRNEFCLESKSTIGVEFATRTLQVEGKTVKAQIWDTAGQERYRAITSAYYRGAVGALLVYDITKRQTFDNVLRWLRELRDHADSNIVIMMAGNKADLNHLRSVAEEDGQTLAETEGLSFLETSALEATNVEKAFQTVLAEIYHIISKKALAAQEAAAANSAIPGQGTTINVEDTSGAGKRGCCST from the exons ATGGCGCATAGGGTAGAACAGGATTATGATTATTTGTTCAAGATCGTGTTGATTGGTGATTCTGGTGTCGGGAAAACAAACATCTTGTCTAGATTCACAAGGAATGAGTTTTGTTTGGAATCTAAGTCCACTATTGGTGTTGAATTCGCCACCAGAACTCTTCAG GTTGAAGGAAAGACTGTTAAGGCCCAGATATGGGACACTGCAGGTCAAGAGCGGTACAGAGCTATCACAAGTGCTTATTACAGAGGAGCGGTAGGTGCACTTCTTGTCTATGACATCACTAAAAGACAAACCTTTGACAATGTTCTGAGGTGGCTACGTGAACTAAGAGACCATGCGGATTCCAACATTGTGATCATGATGGCTGGGAACAAAGCTGATCTAAACCACTTGAGATCAGTTGCGGAGGAAGATGGACAGACTCTAGCTGAGACAGAAGGTCTCTCTTTCTTGGAGACATCAGCTCTTGAAGCCACCAATGTGGAGAAAGCATTTCAAACCGTGTTAGCAGAGATTTACCACATCATCAGCAAAAAAGCTTTGGCTGCTCAAGAAGCAGCGGCTGCTAATTCTGCCATTCCGGGGCAAGGAACAACGATTAACGTTGAAGACACATCTGGAGCTGGCAAAAGAGGTTGCTGCTCTACTTAA
- the NRPB7 gene encoding DNA-directed RNA polymerase II (NRPB7; FUNCTIONS IN: DNA-directed RNA polymerase activity, RNA binding; INVOLVED IN: transcription; LOCATED IN: DNA-directed RNA polymerase II, core complex; EXPRESSED IN: 23 plant structures; EXPRESSED DURING: 13 growth stages; CONTAINS InterPro DOMAIN/s: Nucleic acid-binding, OB-fold (InterPro:IPR012340), Ribosomal protein S1, RNA-binding domain (InterPro:IPR003029), RNA polymerase Rpb7, N-terminal (InterPro:IPR005576); BEST Arabidopsis thaliana protein match is: RNA polymerase Rpb7-like, N-terminal domain (TAIR:AT4G14660.1); Has 1807 Blast hits to 1807 proteins in 277 species: Archae - 0; Bacteria - 0; Metazoa - 736; Fungi - 347; Plants - 385; Viruses - 0; Other Eukaryotes - 339 (source: NCBI BLink).), producing MFFHIVLERNMQLHPRFFGRNLKENLVSKLMKDVEGTCSGRHGFVVAITGIDTIGKGLIRDGTGFVTFPVKYQCVVFRPFKGEILEAVVTLVNKMGFFAEAGPVQIFVSKHLIPDDMEFQAGDMPNYTTSDGSVKIQKECEVRLKIIGTRVDATAIFCVGTIKDDFLGVINDPAAA from the exons ATGTTTTTCCACATAGTATTGGAGCGGAACATGCAGTTGCATCCTCGTTTCTTTGGTCGTAACCTAAAAGAAAACCTCGTATCTAAGCTCATGAAAGATGTCGAAGGCACTTGCag TGGCCGACATGGATTTGTAGTGGCGATAACTGGAATAGATACAATAGGAAAGGGTTTGATCAGAGATGGGACTGGTTTTGTCACCTTTCCAGTTAAATACCAATGCGTCGTTTTCAGACCTTTCAAAGGCGAGATTTTGGAAGCTGTTGTCACTTTGGTCAATAAG ATGGGATTCTTCGCTGAAGCTGGCCCTGTTCAGATTTTTGTGTCTAAGCAT TTGATTCCAGATGATATGGAGTTTCAAGCTGGAGACATGCCTAACTATACCACATCAGATGGATCA GTTAAGATCCAGAAGGAGTGTGAAGTGAGACTAAAGATTATTGGAACAAGAGTTGATGCCACTGCGATT ttttgtGTGGGTACCATCAAAGACGATTTTTTGGGAGTCATAAACGACCCTGCAGCGGCATAA
- a CDS encoding BTB/POZ domain-containing protein (BTB/POZ domain-containing protein; INVOLVED IN: ubiquitin-dependent protein catabolic process; LOCATED IN: cellular_component unknown; EXPRESSED IN: 22 plant structures; EXPRESSED DURING: 13 growth stages; CONTAINS InterPro DOMAIN/s: BTB/POZ fold (InterPro:IPR011333), SKP1 component, POZ (InterPro:IPR016073); Has 30201 Blast hits to 17322 proteins in 780 species: Archae - 12; Bacteria - 1396; Metazoa - 17338; Fungi - 3422; Plants - 5037; Viruses - 0; Other Eukaryotes - 2996 (source: NCBI BLink).) gives MRETVKLISMEGFEFVIDREAAMVSQTIRSMLTSPGGFSESKDGVVTFPDISTTILEKICQYFYWSLQYSRGKETEFHIEPELTLELMMAANYLHT, from the exons aTGAGAGAGACGGTGAAGTTGATAAGCATGGAAGGTTTCGAGTTCGTCATCGACAGAGAAGCCGCTATGGTTTCTCAGACTATCCGAAGCATGCTCACTTCTCCag GTGGTTTCTCGGAATCGAAAGATGGCGTAGTGACTTTCCCTGATATAAGCACCACAATACTAGAGAAGATTTGCCAGTACTTCTACTGGTCTCTTCAATACTCCAG AGGCAAAGAGACAGAGTTTCATATTGAGCCTGAACTGACTCTAGAGCTGATGATGGCTGCTAACTATCTTCACACTTGA
- a CDS encoding subtilase family protein (subtilase family protein; FUNCTIONS IN: identical protein binding, serine-type endopeptidase activity; INVOLVED IN: response to cadmium ion, proteolysis; LOCATED IN: cellular_component unknown; EXPRESSED IN: central cell, root; CONTAINS InterPro DOMAIN/s: Protease-associated PA (InterPro:IPR003137), Peptidase S8/S53, subtilisin/kexin/sedolisin (InterPro:IPR000209), Peptidase S8/S53, subtilisin, active site (InterPro:IPR022398), Peptidase S8, subtilisin-related (InterPro:IPR015500), Proteinase inhibitor I9, subtilisin propeptide (InterPro:IPR010259); BEST Arabidopsis thaliana protein match is: Subtilase family protein (TAIR:AT3G46850.1); Has 30201 Blast hits to 17322 proteins in 780 species: Archae - 12; Bacteria - 1396; Metazoa - 17338; Fungi - 3422; Plants - 5037; Viruses - 0; Other Eukaryotes - 2996 (source: NCBI BLink).), with protein MGTLPEIKYSPPSHHLSILQKLVGTIAASHLLVRSYKRSFNGFAANLSQAESQKLQNMKEVVSVFPSKSHELTTTRSWDFVGFGEKARRESVKESDVIVGVIDSGIWPESESFDDEGFGPPPKKWKGSCKGGLKFACNNKLIGARFYNKFADSARDEEGHGTHTASTAAGNAVQAASFYGLAQGTARGGVPSARIAAYKVCFNRCNDVDILAAFDDAIADGVDVISISISADYVSNLLNASVAIGSFHAMMRGIITAGSAGNNGPDQGSVANVSPWMITVAASGTDRQFIDRVVLGNGKALTGISVNTFNLNGTKFPIVYGQNVSRNCSQAQAGYCSSGCVDSELVKGKIVLCDDFLGYREAYLAGAIGVIVQNTLLPDSAFVVPFPASSLGFEDYKSIKSYIESAEPPQAEILRTEEIVDREAPYVPSFSSRGPSFVIQNLLKPDVSAPGLEILAAFSPVASPSSFLNPEDKRSVRYSVMSGTSMACPHVAGVAAYVKSFHPDWSPSAIKSAIMTTATPMNLKKNPEQEFAYGSGQINPTKASDPGLVYEVETEDYLKMLCAEGFDSTTLTTTSGQNVTCSERTEVKDLNYPTMTTFVSSLDPFNVTFKRTVTNVGFPNSTYKASVVPLQPELQISIEPEILRFGFLEEKKSFVVTISGKELKDGSFVSSSVVWSDGSHSVRSPIVAYSIQP; from the exons ATGGGAACACTTCCTGAGATTAAGTACTCACCTCCCTCTCACCATCTCAGTATACTCCAAAAACTTGTTGGCACTAT TGCTGCATCGCATTTGTTAGTTAGAAGTTATAAAAGGAGCTTCAATGGATTCGCTGCCAATCTATCTCAAGCCGAGAGTCAGAAACTGCAAA ATATGAAAGAGGTAGTGTCAGTGTTTCCAAGCAAGAGTCATGAACTGACGACAACAAGATCATGGGACTTTGTCGGATTTGGCGAGAAAGCGAGACGAGAGAGTGTGAAAGAAAGTGATGTTATTGTCGGAGTGATTGACAGTGGAATCTGGCCGGAATCTGAGAGCTTTGACGACGAAGGTTTTGGTCCGCCTccaaaaaaatggaaaggTTCCTGTAAAGGTGGCCTAAAATTCGCTTGCAACAA CAAGCTCATCGGAGCTAGGTTTTACAATAAATTTGCCGACTCAGCAAGAGATGAGGAAGGCCATGGAACCCACACTGCGTCAACGGCTGCTGGTAATGCGGTTCAAGCTGCTAGCTTCTACGGTTTGGCTCAAGGTACTGCTCGTGGTGGAGTTCCCTCGGCGAGAATAGCCGCATATAAAGTCTGCTTCAACCGCTGCAACGATGTAGATATTCTGGCTGCGTTTGATGATGCCATTGCCGATGGTGTTGATGTTATCTCGATCTCAATCTCAGCCGATTACGTCTCCAATTTATTAAACGCTTCTGTAGCCATTGGTTCTTTTCACGCAATGATGAGAGGAATCATCACGGCAGGTTCAGCTGGGAACAATGGGCCTGATCAAGGTTCGGTGGCTAATGTATCGCCATGGATGATAACCGTTGCAGCCAGCGGTACGGACCGGCAGTTCATTGACAGAGTCGTTCTTGGTAACGGAAAAGCATTAACG GGTATATCAGTTAATACATTCAATCTCAATGGGACAAAGTTCCCGATCGTTTACGGCCAAAACGTGTCGAGAAATTGTTCCCAAGCCCAAGCCGG TTATTGTTCAAGTGGGTGTGTGGATAGTGAGCTGGTGAAAGGGAAGATCGTTCTATGTGACGACTTCCTAGGATATAGAGAAGCTTACTTAGCTGGAGCCATTGGAGTCATTGTTCAAAACACATTGCTTCCAGACAGCGCATTTGTGGTTCCCTTTCCTGCCTCTTCTCTGGGATTTGAGGACTACAAATCTATCAAGTCATACATTGAATCTGCAGA GCCTCCACAAGCAGAGATACTAAGAACCGAGGAGATAGTAGATAGAGAAGCTCCATATgttccatctttttcttctcgcGGGCCAAGTTTCGTCATTCAGAACCTCTTGAAG CCTGACGTAAGTGCACCTGGATTAGAGATTCTGGCTGCATTTTCTCCGGTAGCTTCTCCTTCAAGTTTTTTGAACCCTGAGGACAAGAGAAGTGTGAGGTATAGTGTAATGAGTGGCACATCAATGGCTTGTCCTCATGTGGCAGGTGTAGCGGCTTATGTCAAGTCTTTTCACCCCGACTGGTCTCCCTCGGCAATCAAATCCGCTATAATGACCACCG CTACCCCCATGAACCTTAAGAAGAACCCCGAGCAAGAATTTGCATATGGATCAGGCCAAATTAACCCGACCAAAGCAAGTGACCCCGGACTTGTATATGAAGTAGAAACAGAAGATTACCTCAAAATGTTATGTGCAGAGGGTTTTGATTCAACAACGCTCACAACAACCTCAGGACAGAACGTCACATGTTCGGAAAGAACAGAAGTCAAGGATCTGAATTACCCAACAATGACTACGTTTGTCTCTTCTCTTGATCCATTCAATGTCACGTTTAAAAGAACTGTCACTAATGTTGGATTCCCAAACTCTACGTACAAGGCAAGTGTTGTTCCTCTCCAACCGGAGCTTCAGATTAGCATAGAACCAGAAATACTGAGATTCGGTTTCCTGGAGGAGAAGAAATCTTTTGTTGTGACCATCTCTGGTAAAGAACTGAAGGATGGAAGTTTTGTAAGTTCGTCTGTGGTTTGGTCTGATGGGAGTCACAGTGTCAGAAGTCCAATCGTTGCTTACTCAATCCAGCCTTAA
- a CDS encoding Proline-rich extensin-like family protein (Proline-rich extensin-like family protein; LOCATED IN: endomembrane system; Has 1807 Blast hits to 1807 proteins in 277 species: Archae - 0; Bacteria - 0; Metazoa - 736; Fungi - 347; Plants - 385; Viruses - 0; Other Eukaryotes - 339 (source: NCBI BLink).), translated as MKSCLATFALAVLVTQGSIFSLCLASSASTNSVPNWFHHWPPFKWGPKFPYSPPKPPPIEKYPPPVQYPPPIKKYPPPPYEHPPVKYPPPIKTYPHPPVKYPPPEQYPPPIKKYPPPEQYPPPIKKYPPPEQYSPPFKKYPPPEQYPPPIKKYPPPEHYPPPIKKYPPQEQYPPPIKKYPPPEKYPPPIKKYPPPEQYPPPIKKYPPPIKKYPPPEEYPPPIKTYPHPPVKYPPPPYKTYPHPPIKTYPPPKECPPPPEHYPWPPKKKYPPPVEYPSPPYKKYPPADP; from the coding sequence atgaagtcTTGTCTAGCTACTTTTGCTCTCGCAGTGTTAGTAACACAAGGAAGCATTTTTAGTTTGTGTTTGGCCTCCTCTGCTTCTACAAACTCTGTTCCTAATTGGTTTCATCATTGGCCGCCGTTTAAATGGGGACCAAAATTTCCATATTCTCCACCTAAACCGCCGCCAATCGAGAAATATCCTCCACCGGTGCAGTATCCACCACCGATCAAGAAGTATCCACCGCCACCATACGAGCATCCACCGGTGAAGTATCCACCACCGATCAAGACTTACCCTCATCCGCCGGTGAAGTATCCTCCACCAGAACAGTATCCACCGCCGATTAAGAAGTATCCTCCACCAGAACAGTATCCACCGCCGATTAAGAAGTATCCTCCACCAGAACAGTATTCACCGCCTTTCAAGAAGTATCCTCCGCCAGAACAGTATCCACCACCGATCAAGAAGTATCCTCCGCCAGAACATTATCCACCGCCGATAAAAAAGTATCCTCCGCAAGAACAGTATCCACCACCGATTAAAAAGTATCCTCCGCCAGAAAAGTATCCACCCCCGATCAAGAAGTATCCTCCGCCAGAACAGTATCCACCGCCGATCAAGAAGTATCCTCCGCCAATTAAGAAGTATCCTCCGCCAGAAGAGTATCCACCACCGATCAAGACTTATCCTCATCCCCCTGTGAAGTATCCACCGCCTCCGTACAAGACTTACCCTCATCCGCCGATCAAAACTTATCCTCCTCCGAAAGAATGTCCTCCTCCGCCTGAACATTACCCTTGGCCTCCGAAAAAGAAATATCCTCCACCGGTTGAGTATCCGTCGCCGCCATATAAGAAATATCCTCCGGCTGATCCATAG